A stretch of DNA from Halopiger xanaduensis SH-6:
ACTATGTCACCGAGTTTGATCGCCGGGGCGAGCACCTTCGCGAACCAGTACAGCGGGCGTGCACCGTACTTGCAGACTTGCTTCGAACGTTCGACGCCAAGGTACGTCGGCGTCTGTTCGCCGTGGGTGAGATGAACCAGGTTGATGAGGCCGAACCCCAGCAGCGAGCCGGCGCCGATCGATGCCAGTGCCGTATTCGCGAACAGCGGCTCGAACAGGGCCGCTAGCCCGGGTTCAGCGATGATCCCGAGTGCGATACTCGTCCCCGAGATCCAGATCTGACACGTCGTCAAATAGAACTCGAGGTCGTCGGTCATCTCCCAGGCGAGTTGAAGACTCGGCGTATCGAATTCCGATTTGGGGTATTGCCGAGCGCGCGTGAGGCCGAATTCGATCGCGACGAAGTAGGCGTTCAGGCCTATCAGCATGATACCAGCCAGTATTCGTCCGCCGATCTCGAGTGATTCCATCACCGGTAAAATGTTGTCATCTCATAAAATAATGCGTGGAATCAACGTGGTTTACGCGCTCGATACTAACTATTGAGTGATACCACGGGTAGTTTGTCTCACCCATATTCGAAGTAGTCCGAACAATCAGTACGGTAACAGATTTCAGAACCATATTTGCTGTCCGGCTACGTCAGACCGCTCGGTCACTTTCCGCCTGAGCCAGTAGATTCGTACCCGCTCAGGCGACCGATTTTCGATACCTATATCTGATTATCTTACCTATCTCGGCTTGGACATGTATGATTTGACCGGATTCCAACGTGACCTGCTGTATACGATCGCTGGTCAGGAGGAACCGCACGGCCTGGCGATCAAAGAGGAGCTCGAGAACTACTACGAAAAAGAGATCCATCACGGCCGGCTGTATCCGAATCTCGATACGCTCGTCGATAAGGGGCTCGTCGAGAAGGGCCAGGCCGATCGCCGAACGAACTTCTACACGGTCACCAAGCGCGGCCAGCGCGAGCTCGAGGCCCGCCGCGAATGGGAAGATCAGTACGTCGGCGACCTCCTTTCGTCCGAGTAAGGTCCGCGCCAGACACTGGACGCTTCTCGAGGACGGTTGCCGTACCGGCAGATAGTGGTACGATTTCGTCGTATTGCTCGAACGTGAATCCAGTGCTGCAGCCTACGGTATTCTATCGGTACGACGCTCAATGTGGCCGGCAGGTCAACTGGATTGAGCAGCGAATACTCTGCGCCGGTCACCAATTATTTTCACCAAAAAGAACTAAGTAATGTATTGTGGTAGAGTGTGGTGTTCGATAACAGCTGACGCTGTGTCGGACACGATTACCGTTCGGACGAGCGGGGGAGAAACAATGACAACAGACCAGATGCACCAAGAGATCGAGGAGTACCTCGGACGGGTACCAAGCTGGATGGAGCTGCTGGCAGAGCCAGCCAGCGAGCACAGTTGGGGGATCTTTCGCGATCTCGGCCTCGGGGAAACCGAACTGAGTCCGCGCGAGAAAGCGCTCATCGAATTGGGTGCAGCAGCGGCGATGAAGTGTCCGTACTGCACCTACTTCCACAAAGAAGAGGCGCGACTGTCAGCAGTGACGGACGACGAACTCGAAGAAGCCGTGAACCTGGCCAGCGTTACCAGTTACTTCTCGACGATACTTCACGGCAACGAGGTCGACTACGACGACTTCGTCGCCGAAACGGACGAGATCATGGCGTACGTCGGTGAACAAGAAAGCGCAGCGGCGGCGGACGACTAACTCGGTCGACAAGGGTCTCGTACCCCTTGTCGGTCTCGAGTTCCTGTATTGGGCCGCTCTCTGTAACACCGTCTTCTGAAAGCCTCTGGAGCGGTCGGTAGTCGTGCAACTAGAAGAAATACCCGCATTCACCACTCGGCGATGCTACCGTCTTCGTGGCGCCAGACAGGGTTGTACCACTTCACGTCGGCACGCGACTGTTCTCGCACGTACGACTCGTTCACGTCGATTCCAAGGCCTGGTTCGGTCGGTCGACTGACGTAGCCGTCGTCGAACTCGAACGTCCCGGGACCGTTCAGATACTGGAGCCCGACGCTCTCGGTTGGGTCGTGAAGCGAGAGATCCTGTTCCTGCATGACGGCGTTGTATGAGCAAAAGACCACTTGCAGGTTCGCCGCGAAGGCGATCGGACTCAACGGACAGTGCGGAACGACGGCCACGTCGAACGCCTCGGCCATCGTCGTAATCTTCCGTAGTTCCGTGATGCCGCCGACGTGCGTTACGTCGGGCTGGATGACCGTGACTGCGCCCTCGGTCCGTCGGCGACCGACCGGACCATTTCGACAACGGACTCGCTCGAATCGGAGCTCCAATCGATCCGAGAGAACGACCTCGCGTTTTCCAGAGAAGAACATTCCGAAGGCGTCGTTGGCGTCGGCATCTCGTTCGGCGTTGACGAGCGCGCGCCAGCCGCCGCTATCGGCGTGGCAGGCCCCTCGGATCGGCTGACCGGTCGGTACCTCCACGAAGACATCACCGGACAGGTACTCAGTACGGCGAAGACGATACAGGTCGAATTGACGAAGTAAGCTACGTCGTCAGCGACGGGAATCCTATCGGGCCACGAGGACGGGAACCGGTGACCGACGAACGACCTTTTCGGCGACGCTCCCGAGGAGGAGCCGCGAGATTCCCGTTTGGCTGTGGCTTCCGATGACGATCAGATCGATCGATTCTTCCTCGGCTTGCGCAACGATACGGTGATCCGGTTCGCCGGTGACGATCTTTGTTTCGAGCTCGCGGTCGTACTCAGTGGCCACCTCCGACGCGGACTCGAGGACGTCCGAAGCGTATTCCTGCGCTCGCTCACTGACGGGGATTTGCAGTTCGGGACCGACGGCTTGCGCCCAGCGACCGTCCGGGATTTCGATGACGTACAGGGCGATGACGGTTGCATCCGGAAAGTGTTCGAACGCGAACTCGAGGGCGTCGGTTGCCGGTGGCGATCCGTCGAACGGGACGAGAACTCGATCGGCCATACTGAACGGATTTCGTTAACGACCATAAATGTAGTACCGGACTCGGGCACTCGAGCACTCGGACAACTCGAGGGCACCGCCGAATAGTGTTCATCACGCCCGCACACCCGCCTGGGCCGGATCACGACGCCGCGCTGTTGCTCCTCAACGCCGTCGAATCCTGCTATCCGATCGACATCGACGAACGGGAGTTACACCGACGCGCAGCCGAGATGAAACAGTACTACGAAGAACTCACGTCTCGACTCGCGGCGCTCAAACAGGGGGAAAGAGGGATCGACGAGCGCGACTTTCCCGAAGACCGAATGTACATGTAAACCGTACGAGACGCGTACTGGTTCGGTACCGAGCCGCGTCCTCGTGGCGTAAACGACGTAGTCGGCGATCGACGCAAGTACTGACGCCGACCGATCGCGACTCGAGCGCATCGGACGGATCAAAATCGGCGTCGCAGTGGCGAACGAGCGACGGCCGCTGGGGAAGAACGAAGAGCGTCCGAGTGGAACGTCGACGCATGTACGATCGAATCCTGCTCGCCGTCGACGGAAGCGACGAGGCCGAACGAGCCGCGAGACGCGGACTCGAGTTCGCTCGCGTTTTCGACGCGACCGTCGACGTCCTCCACGTCGTCGAGCAGCGGGCGGTGAAACTCGCAACGACCGCCCAGAAGGAGCGACTCCGAGAGCGGGGGACGGCCGTTCTCGAGCGGATCGAAGCGGTCGCGTCCGATATCGGACACCCCGTAACGACGGCGATGAGAGAGGGAAAACCCTCGGCGCAGATCAGCGACTACGCAACCGATCGAGACGCGTCGCTGATCGTGATCGGACGGCAGGGGTTGACCGGGGTCGGAAAGCGACTTCTCGGCGGCGTGACGGAGCGGTTGCTCCGTCGGAGCGACGTCCCCGTCTTCGTCGTTCCGAAAGCTGCGCCGGACGAGACGGGGGATTACTCCGACGTGCTCGTCCCGACGGACGGCAGCGAGATTGCGGCCGACGCCGCACGACACGGCGCCGCGGTCGGACGGCGGTACGACTCGACGGTCCACGTGCTGAACGTCGTCGATCTGCAAGCTGCGGGCGGTGCGTTCAATGCAGGTGGCCTCGATCGTGAATTCGTCGGGCGACTCGAAGCGGACGGCGAATCGATCGTCGAAGACGTAGCGACGGAGATCGACGGCGCTGCTCCCGACGTGACGACCGCCGTCGTGCGAACGACGTCGTTCGGCGGCGTCGCTGCCGGCGTCCGCGAGTACGTCGACGAGAACGATATCGATCTCATCGTCATGGGTGCGCGCGGCCGGTCGAACCTCGGACGGCAGGTCCTCGGGAGTGTTACCTCCGCCCTCTTACGGACGGTCGAGATCCCGGTTCTGGCCGTTACGCGGTCATCGTGACGACGGACGATCCGGCCACCCCGTTCGGACGAGGGCCGGACTTATTGACCCCGTCATCGAACGTCGGCGTATGTACGATCACATTCTCGTTCCGACCGACGGACGCGAGGGCACCGAACGGGCGATCGACGAAGCCGTCACCCTCGCCCGCGAAAACGGTGCGACACTCCACGCGCTCTATGTCGTTAATTCGGCCGCGATCGCGCCCGGAATCGAATTCGCCGACCTCGAGGACGTTGGTCAGCAGGCGGTCGAATACGTCCGTGATCGTGCGACGGACGCAGGCGTCGAACACGTCGTCTGCGACGTGACACACGGACTCCGCCATCGCGCGATCCTCCAGTACGCCGAGGAACGCGATATCGATCTCATCGTGATCGGTCGCCACCGAGAGCTGGACCATCTCGTATACGGCAGCGTATCGAAACAGGTCTCCGAGAAAGCACCGGTCCCGGTATTAGTAATCGAATGACAACCCCGGGATCGGAGTCACCGTATCCGGAGGGTACGTTCGAT
This window harbors:
- a CDS encoding PadR family transcriptional regulator, with protein sequence MYDLTGFQRDLLYTIAGQEEPHGLAIKEELENYYEKEIHHGRLYPNLDTLVDKGLVEKGQADRRTNFYTVTKRGQRELEARREWEDQYVGDLLSSE
- a CDS encoding carboxymuconolactone decarboxylase family protein, with the translated sequence MTTDQMHQEIEEYLGRVPSWMELLAEPASEHSWGIFRDLGLGETELSPREKALIELGAAAAMKCPYCTYFHKEEARLSAVTDDELEEAVNLASVTSYFSTILHGNEVDYDDFVAETDEIMAYVGEQESAAAADD
- a CDS encoding enolase C-terminal domain-like protein; this translates as MFFSGKREVVLSDRLELRFERVRCRNGPVGRRRTEGAVTVIQPDVTHVGGITELRKITTMAEAFDVAVVPHCPLSPIAFAANLQVVFCSYNAVMQEQDLSLHDPTESVGLQYLNGPGTFEFDDGYVSRPTEPGLGIDVNESYVREQSRADVKWYNPVWRHEDGSIAEW
- a CDS encoding IclR family transcriptional regulator domain-containing protein is translated as MRENDLAFSREEHSEGVVGVGISFGVDERAPAAAIGVAGPSDRLTGRYLHEDITGQVLSTAKTIQVELTK
- a CDS encoding universal stress protein, whose amino-acid sequence is MADRVLVPFDGSPPATDALEFAFEHFPDATVIALYVIEIPDGRWAQAVGPELQIPVSERAQEYASDVLESASEVATEYDRELETKIVTGEPDHRIVAQAEEESIDLIVIGSHSQTGISRLLLGSVAEKVVRRSPVPVLVAR
- a CDS encoding universal stress protein, translating into MYDRILLAVDGSDEAERAARRGLEFARVFDATVDVLHVVEQRAVKLATTAQKERLRERGTAVLERIEAVASDIGHPVTTAMREGKPSAQISDYATDRDASLIVIGRQGLTGVGKRLLGGVTERLLRRSDVPVFVVPKAAPDETGDYSDVLVPTDGSEIAADAARHGAAVGRRYDSTVHVLNVVDLQAAGGAFNAGGLDREFVGRLEADGESIVEDVATEIDGAAPDVTTAVVRTTSFGGVAAGVREYVDENDIDLIVMGARGRSNLGRQVLGSVTSALLRTVEIPVLAVTRSS
- a CDS encoding universal stress protein, producing the protein MYDHILVPTDGREGTERAIDEAVTLARENGATLHALYVVNSAAIAPGIEFADLEDVGQQAVEYVRDRATDAGVEHVVCDVTHGLRHRAILQYAEERDIDLIVIGRHRELDHLVYGSVSKQVSEKAPVPVLVIE